In Capsicum annuum cultivar UCD-10X-F1 unplaced genomic scaffold, UCD10Xv1.1 ctg63489, whole genome shotgun sequence, the genomic stretch ggTTGTACCAGCCACAGAATATGTATATACGGTACacgacaaacaaaagcacttcaTTTTTTgcatcaaagaaaagaaatgttcatgtaatgcttttcaaatagatgagataccatgtgcacatgcttgtgcAGTGTtagagaaaaagaattttgagaaggggTCATACTGTTCTAatttgtttaaaccaaaaacaGTTTTGAAGACATATGATGTTCCAATCTACCCGTTGCCACAAAGTGATGACTGGATAATTCTAGAGACCACACTTGCTGAAATAGTACTGCCTTCAAAATACAAAAGACCTccaggaagacctgcaaagaaggatcgtgaaAAATCAGGTcgggatatgtttggaaagaaaaaTATCAACTCATGTGGTGGTTGTGGagctaagggtcacaataggcgcTCTTGTAGGAAATATCGCAAATGATACATTTCTTTTTCTGTATTGTTTCTTAAAATTGTTTTTGCCTTTTTATAATGATGaactaattcagtttagttaatgcatttatgaatcatttgACAATTAAAGACAGTAATATCTGAATAATGGAGCTATATATGTTTCAAAATCTGTacattacatatgtatttttaagcagcagttcatatgtattttttacatagtaaatatatattaGGTTAAAGGTGGTAACTTTGATTAACAANNNNNNNNNNNNNNNNNNNNNNNNNNNNNNNNNNNNNNNNNNNNNNNNNNNNNNNNNNNNNNNNNNNNNNNNNNNNNNNNNNNNNNNNNNNNNNNNNNNNAAAAAAATATaatcactgcatatgtattttgtaactataAACAAACCTATAACTtcataaaaaagttaaatttatctttaattcaaattctcaagtataattattttaaatgaacacatatcaaaaattaaatattagatttgatcaatatgtatttttcaacatCTTTATATTAACAcgaaatatgtattttttggggaaatatttataacatataatccatatgtattttatagaaaaatatcaacactgcatatatattttttaaataactgcaTTAAAATGCCAAATTACACTttaatttaaatcctaatttataattatagttaatgaaaatatagtaaaaatgcATATTAGGTATGTTGCAGTTGTATTTTTTAAGTGTTTGTTTCTaatatttcatatgta encodes the following:
- the LOC124893666 gene encoding uncharacterized protein LOC124893666, translated to LEKKNFEKGSYCSNLFKPKTVLKTYDVPIYPLPQSDDWIILETTLAEIVLPSKYKRPPGRPAKKDREKSGRDMFGKKNINSCGGCGAKGHNRRSCRKYRK